One Malus domestica chromosome 11, GDT2T_hap1 genomic region harbors:
- the LOC139189498 gene encoding uncharacterized protein: MVQTKSKKEQTDKEILDTFRKVQVNLPLLDAIKQVPKYAKFLKELCTNKRRFNDQETVALSEEVSAVLQRKLSPKLKDVGSFTIPCVVEGKEFGRTLCDLGASINLMPYSVYKSLNLGDLKETKVVIQFADRSNRYPKGLLEDVLVQVNELIFPAGFFVLEMEHDPMPTALPLILGRPFLRTARTKIDVYDGTLTMEIDGESVKFRIFNAMRYPSDFESCLSIDVFDYFVQDCFNEGVGQYNLEKALVHSITHGNFNYSEHIEEELIHTVAALESLSPIRGKCSSYFISLPTSKEKTLPSVIQAPKLELKLILEHLKYAFFGEDETLPVIISSQLTAEEREKLIQVLKDQNCYSLEYCRYQRYKSSYMYA, encoded by the coding sequence atggtacaaacaaagtcTAAGAAAGAGCAAACTGACAAGGAAATCTTGGATACTTTCCGGAAAGTCCAAGTGAACTTACCTCTTTTAGATGCCATAAAACAAGTGCCCAAGTATGCAAAGTTCCTTAAAGAGCTTTGTACGAATAAGAGGAGATTCAATGATCAAGAAACTGTGGCATTAAGCGAGGAAGTATCAGCTGTTTTGCAGAGGAAGCTGTCACCGAAGTTGAAAGATGTcggtagctttaccattccatgTGTAGTCGAAGGGAAAGAGTTTGGGAGAACATTGTGTGATTTGGGTGCATCCATCAATTTGATGCCATATTCAGTGTACAAATCAttgaaccttggagacttgAAGGAAACAAAGGTAGTAATCCAGTTTGCAGATCGTTCAAATAGATATCCTAAAGGCCTATTAGAGGATGTACTTGTGCAAGTGAATGAGCTCATTTTTCCCGCTGGcttttttgttcttgagatGGAACATGACCCTATGCCTACTGCACTTCCTCTTATATTGGGAAGACCATTCCTTAGAACGGCacgtacgaagattgatgtctaTGATGGTACCTTAACCATGGAAATTGATGGGGAAAGCGTTAAGTTCAGAATCTTCAATGCCATGAGGTACCCTAGTGATTTTGAATCTTGTTTGTCTATTGATGTGTTTGACTATTTTGTGCAGGATTGTTTTAATGAAGGTGTGGGACAATATAATTTAGAGAAGGCATTAGTGCATAGCATTACACatggaaattttaattattcagAGCACATTGAAGAAGAATTAATCCATACAGTGGCCGCTCTTGAGTCTCTTTCACCAATTCGTGGTAAGTgttcttcctattttatttctcttcctacttctaaggaaaaaactcttccttctgtgattcaggcacccaaatTAGAGCTTAAACTGATTCTTGAAcatttgaagtatgcatttttTGGAGAGGATGAAACATTACCAGTTAtcatatcatcacaactcacagcagaagagagggagaaactGATTCAGGTACTGAAGGATCAAAACTGCTATAGCTTGGAGTATTGCagatatcaaaggtataaatccagCTACATGTATGCATAG